The following are encoded together in the Marmota flaviventris isolate mMarFla1 chromosome 18, mMarFla1.hap1, whole genome shotgun sequence genome:
- the LOC114079223 gene encoding kallikrein-2-like isoform X1: MWFLVLFLVLSLWGTGAATPIQSRIIGGWECQKNSHPWQVAVYHHGLAVCGGVLVHPQWVLTAAHCFRNNIRGALGRHNLGAEEDTSQLAPVTYAFPHPLYSMNYLKSATSTADDRSHDLMLLRLSEPARITAAAVKVLDLPTWEPEVGSTCLASGWGSIQPDKFLSPGTLQCVDLNLMPNDICSKAYSEKVTDTMLCAGRWQGGKDTCYGDSGGPLICNGMLQGLTSWGSDPCAVPQQPALYTKLKAYRKWIEDTMVANP, encoded by the exons GTGCTGCGACCCCCATCCAGTCTCGGATCATAGGGGGCTGGGAGTGCCAGAAGAATTCCCATCCCTGGCAGGTGGCCGTGTACCATCATGGTTTGGCAGTGTGTGGGGGCGTCCTGGTGCACCCCCAGTGGGTCCTCACTGCTGCCCACTGCTTCAGAAA CAATATCCGGGGCGCTCTGGGTCGTCACAACCTGGGTGCTGAGGAGGACACATCCCAGCTGGCCCCTGTCACCTACGCCTTCCCCCACCCGCTCTacagcatgaactatctgaagaGTGCCACCAGCACCGCCGATGACAGAAGCCACGACCTGATGCTGCTCCGCCTGTCGGAGCCTGCCCGGATCACCGCCGCCGCCGTGAAGGTCCTGGACCTGCCCACCTGGGAGCCAGAAGTGGGGAGCACCTGCCTGGCTTCTGGCTGGGGCAGCATACAACCAGACAAGT TCTTGAGCCCAGGGACTCTCCAGTGTGTGGACCTCAACCTCATGCCCAATGACATTTGTAGTAAAGCCTATTCTGAGAAGGTGACAGACACCATGCTGTGTGCTGGGCGCTGGCAGGGTGGCAAGGACACCTG CTACGGTGATTCGGGGGGCCCGCTCATCTGTAATGGCATGCTGCAAGGTCTCACGTCATGGGGCAGTGATCCCTGTGCCGTGCCCCAACAGCCTGCCCTGTACACCAAGCTGAAGGCTTACCGGAAGTGGATTGAGGACACCATGGTGGCCAACCCCTGA
- the LOC114079223 gene encoding kallikrein-2-like isoform X2 → MWFLVLFLVLSLWGTGAATPIQSRIIGGWECQKNSHPWQVAVYHHGLAVCGGVLVHPQWVLTAAHCFRNNIRGALGRHNLGAEEDTSQLAPVTYAFPHPLYSMNYLKSATSTADDRSHDLMLLRLSEPARITAAAVKVLDLPTWEPEVGSTCLASGWGSIQPDKFLSPGTLQCVDLNLMPNDICSKAYSEKVTDTMLCAGRWQGGKDTCGGDSGGPLICNGMLQGLTSWGSDPCAVPQQPALYTKLKAYRKWIEDTMVANP, encoded by the exons GTGCTGCGACCCCCATCCAGTCTCGGATCATAGGGGGCTGGGAGTGCCAGAAGAATTCCCATCCCTGGCAGGTGGCCGTGTACCATCATGGTTTGGCAGTGTGTGGGGGCGTCCTGGTGCACCCCCAGTGGGTCCTCACTGCTGCCCACTGCTTCAGAAA CAATATCCGGGGCGCTCTGGGTCGTCACAACCTGGGTGCTGAGGAGGACACATCCCAGCTGGCCCCTGTCACCTACGCCTTCCCCCACCCGCTCTacagcatgaactatctgaagaGTGCCACCAGCACCGCCGATGACAGAAGCCACGACCTGATGCTGCTCCGCCTGTCGGAGCCTGCCCGGATCACCGCCGCCGCCGTGAAGGTCCTGGACCTGCCCACCTGGGAGCCAGAAGTGGGGAGCACCTGCCTGGCTTCTGGCTGGGGCAGCATACAACCAGACAAGT TCTTGAGCCCAGGGACTCTCCAGTGTGTGGACCTCAACCTCATGCCCAATGACATTTGTAGTAAAGCCTATTCTGAGAAGGTGACAGACACCATGCTGTGTGCTGGGCGCTGGCAGGGTGGCAAGGACACCTGTGG CGGTGATTCGGGGGGCCCGCTCATCTGTAATGGCATGCTGCAAGGTCTCACGTCATGGGGCAGTGATCCCTGTGCCGTGCCCCAACAGCCTGCCCTGTACACCAAGCTGAAGGCTTACCGGAAGTGGATTGAGGACACCATGGTGGCCAACCCCTGA